From one Misgurnus anguillicaudatus chromosome 2, ASM2758022v2, whole genome shotgun sequence genomic stretch:
- the LOC129435314 gene encoding uncharacterized protein has product MMALHTALFLLFLLQKVTSQQSASCLEPTVLCCSGHNRSCYRGCYCDEACVTTEDCCRDYNQTCALNKKVIMGLQIRVRGRASNEVATSAVQNFILDSLLRSLQCDNCSLQVMKVTANTTSPTKPTTTTTPPTTPKSTITKPPITTSLRTTFTTQPIITNPPTTTDALKTTTKTLTTEIPTTTSTIHSTKTHPSTTTTPITTQSTTSQTATTTDVSTTLTKSPAAQTLITSDASTTTMQSTMLQTPTTTNASTVTQVTTSQTPTTTDASTTVTQLTPSQTPTTRDVSTTETQLTTSQTPTTTDDLTTATQSTTSQTPTNTGTSTTQQHKREYHRHSSPRTPQQQQCSGHHRHQPPLARQQQ; this is encoded by the exons CCTCATGTTTGGAGCCCACAGTGCTTTGCTGTTCTGGACACAATCGTAGCTGCTATCGTGGATGTTATTGTGATGAGGCCTGTGTCACCACTGAGGACTGTTGTAGGGACTACAATCAAACCTGCGCTTTAA ATAAAAAAGTGATCATGGGTCTGCAAATACGTGTACGTGGCAGAGCCAGTAATGAAGTAGCAACGAGTGCTGTGCAGAAT TTTATTCTGGACTCACTTTTGAGAAGCCTACAGTGTGATAACTGCAGTCTACAAGTAATGAAAGTTACTGCTAACACTACATCACCAACAAAGCCAACAACAACCACCACCCCACCAACAACACCAAAATCAACAATAACAAAGCCACCAATCACCACATCCCTGAGAACAACATTTACAACACAACCGATAATAACAAATCCACCAACCACCACTGATGCCCTAAAaactacaacaaaaacattgaCCACAGAAATACCAACCACCACCTCAACAATACATTCAACAAAAACACATCCATCGACCACCACCACCCCAATAACAACGCAGTCGACAACATCACAAACAGCGACCACCACTGACGTCTCAACAACACTAACGAAGTCACCAGCGgcacaaacactgatcacatctGATGCCTCAACAACAACAATGCAGTCTACAATGTTACAGACACCAACCACCACAAATGCCTCAACAGTAACGCAGGTGACAACATCACAGACACCGACCACAACTGATGCCTCAACAACAGTAACGCAGTTGACACCTTCACAGACACCGACCACCAGAGATGTCTCAACAACAGAAACACAGTTGACAACATCACAGACACCGACTACCACTGATGATTTAACAACTGCCACGCAGTCGACAACGTCACAGACACCGACCAACACGGGCACGTCAACAACA CAGCAACACAAGCGAGAGTATCACAGACACAGTTCACCACGGACACCTCAACAACAGCAATGCAGTGGACATCACAGACACCAACCACCACTGGCACGTCAACAACAGTAA
- the LOC141351487 gene encoding uncharacterized protein, whose protein sequence is MQSTTSQTPTTTDASTTVTQSTTSQTPTTTDASTTVTQSTTSQTPTTTDASTTATQSTTSQTTTTTDASTTSTTTDALTTAMQSTTSQTPTNTDAPTTSMQTTMLQTPTTMEKSTTATLTTTEASKTVTQSTTSQTLTTTDASTTVTQSTTSQALTTTDASTTATSPTTDASTTATSTTLDASTKVMQSTTSQTPTTTDASTTVTQSTTSQAPTTTDASTTATSPTTDASTTATLTTTDTSTTATQARVSETLITMDTSTTAMQWTSQTPTTTGTSTTVTQSTTSQTPTTTKASTTATLTTTEASKTVTQSTTSQTPTTTDASTTVTQSTTSQTPTTTDASTTVTQSTTSQTPTTTDASTTATQSTTSQTLTTTAASTTVMQWTSQTPTTTGTSTTVTQSTTSQTPTTTKASTTATLTTTEASKTVTQSTTSQTPTTTDASTTVTQSTTSQALTTTDASTTATSPTTDASTTATSTTLDASTKVMQSTTSQTPTTTDASTTVTQSTTSQAPTTTDASTTATSPTTEASTTATQARVSETPITTDTSTTAMQWTSQTPTTTGTSTTVTQSTTSQTPTTTKASTTATLTTTEASKTVTQSTTSQTPTTTDASTTVTQSTTSQAPTTTDASTTATSPTTDASTTATSPTTDASTTATSTTLDASSKVMQSTTSQTPTTTDASTTVTQSTTSQTPTTTDASTTVTQSTTSQTPTTTDASTTATQSTTSQTTTTTDTSTTSTTTDALTTAMQSTMSQTPTNTDAPTTSMQTTMLQTPSTMEKSTTATLTTTEASKTVTQSTTSQTLTTTDASTTVTQSTTSQALTTTDASTTATSPTTDASTTATSTTLDASTKVMQSTTSQTPTTTDASTTVTQSTTSQAPTTTDPSTTATSTTTDASTTATLTTTDTSTTATQARVSETLITMDTSTTAMQWTSQTPTTTGTSTTVTQSTTSQTPTTTDPSTTATSTTTDALTTVTQSTTSQTPTTTDPSTTVLQSTTSQAPTTTDASTTATQSTTSQTLTTTAASTTAMQWTSQTPTTTGTDHHRPLNNSNIDHHRCLNNSNIDHHRCLNKSNAVDHITDTDHHRCLNNSNAVDNITDTDHHGCLNNSNAVNNITDTNHHGRLNNIDHH, encoded by the exons ATGCAGTCGACCACATCACAGACACCGACCACCACAGATGCCTCAACAACAGTAACGCAGTCGACAACATCACAGACACCGACCACCACAGATGCCTCAACAACAGTAACGCAGTCGACAACATCACAGACACCGACCACCACGGATGCCTCAACAACAGCAACGCAGTCAACAACATCACAGACAACAACCACCACAGATGCCTCAACAACATCGACCACCACTGATGCCTTAACAACTGCAATGCAGTCGACAACGTCACAGACACCGACCAACACAGATGCCCCAACAACATCAATGCAAACGACAATGTTACAGACACCGACCACCATGGAGAAGTCAACAACAGCAACACTGACCACCACAGAAGCCTCAAAAACAGTAACGCAGTCCACAACATCACAGACACTGACCACCACTGATGCCTCAACAACAGTAACGCAGTcgacaacatcacaggcactGACTACCACGGACGCCTCAACAACAGCAACATCGCCCACCACGGACGCCTCAACAACAGCAACATCGACCACCCTGGATGCCTCAACAAAAGTAATGCAGTCGACCACATCACAGACACCGACCACCACTGATGCCTCAACAACAGTAACGCAGTcgacaacatcacaggcaccGACTACCACGGACGCCTCAACAACAGCAACATCGCCCACCACGGACGCCTCAACAACAGCAACACTGACCACCACGGACACCTCAACAACAGCAACACAAGCGAGAGTGTCAGAGACACTGATCACCATGGACACCTCAACAACAGCAATGCAGTGGACATCACAGACACCAACCACCACTGGCACGTCAACAACAGTAACGCAGTCAACAACATCACAGACCCCGACCACCACGAAGGCCTCAACAACAGCAACACTGACCACCACGGAAGCCTCAAAAACAGTAACGCAGTCCACAACATCACAGACACCGACCACCACTGATGCCTCAACAACAGTAACGCAGTCGACAACATCACAGACACCCACCACCACAGATGCCTCAACAACAGTAACGCAGTCGACAACATCACAGACACCGACCACCACGGATGCCTCAACAACAGCAACGCAGTCCACAACATCACAGACACTGACCACCACTGCTGCCTCAACAACAGTAATGCAGTGGACATCACAGACACCAACCACCACTGGCACGTCAACAACAGTAACGCAGTCAACAACATCACAGACCCCGACCACCACGAAGGCCTCAACAACAGCAACACTGACCACCACGGAAGCCTCAAAAACAGTAACGCAGTCCACAACATCACAGACACCGACCACCACTGATGCCTCAACAACAGTAACGCAGTcgacaacatcacaggcactGACTACCACGGACGCCTCAACAACAGCAACATCACCCACCACGGACGCCTCAACAACAGCAACATCGACCACCCTGGATGCCTCAACAAAAGTAATGCAGTCGACCACATCACAGACACCGACCACCACTGATGCCTCAACAACAGTAACGCAGTcgacaacatcacaggcaccGACTACCACGGACGCCTCAACAACAGCAACATCGCCCACCACGGAAGCCTCAACAACAGCAACACAAGCGAGAGTGTCAGAGACACCGATCACCACGGACACCTCAACAACAGCAATGCAGTGGACATCACAGACACCAACCACCACTGGCACGTCAACAACAGTAACGCAGTCAACAACATCACAGACCCCGACCACCACGAAGGCCTCAACAACAGCAACACTGACCACCACGGAAGCCTCAAAAACAGTAACGCAGTCCACAACATCACAGACACCGACCACCACTGATGCCTCAACAACAGTAACGCAGTcgacaacatcacaggcaccGACTACCACGGACGCCTCAACAACAGCAACATCGCCCACCACGGACGCCTCAACAACAGCAACATCGCCCACCACGGACGCCTCAACAACAGCAACATCGACCACCCTGGATGCCTCATCAAAAGTAATGCAGTCGACCACATCACAGACACCGACCACCACAGATGCCTCAACAACAGTAACGCAGTCGACAACATCACAGACACCGACCACCACAGATGCCTCAACAACAGTAACGCAGTCGACAACATCACAGACACCGACCACCACGGATGCCTCAACAACAGCAACGCAGTCAACAACATCACAGACAACAACCACCACAGACACCTCAACAACATCGACCACCACAGATGCCTTAACAACTGCAATGCAGTCGACAATGTCACAGACACCGACCAACACAGATGCCCCAACAACATCAATGCAAACGACAATGTTACAGACACCGTCCACCATGGAGAAGTCAACAACAGCAACACTGACCACCACAGAAGCCTCAAAAACAGTAACGCAGTCCACAACATCACAGACACTGACCACCACTGATGCCTCAACAACAGTAACGCAGTcgacaacatcacaggcactGACTACCACGGACGCCTCAACAACAGCAACATCGCCCACCACGGACGCCTCAACAACAGCAACATCGACCACCCTGGATGCCTCAACAAAAGTAATGCAGTCGACCACATCACAGACACCGACCACCACAGATGCCTCAACAACAGTAACGCAGTcgacaacatcacaggcaccGACCACCACAGACCCCTCAACAACAGCAACATCGACCACCACAGATGCCTCAACAACAGCAACACTGACCACCACGGACACCTCAACAACAGCAACACAAGCGAGAGTGTCAGAGACACTGATCACCATGGACACCTCAACAACAGCAATGCAGTGGACATCACAGACACCAACCACCACTGGCACGTCAACAACAGTAACGCAGTCAACAACATCACAGACACCGACCACCACAGACCCCTCAACAACAGCAACATCGACCACCACAGATGCCTTAACAACAGTAACGCAGTCAACAACATCACAGACACCGACCACCACAGACCCCTCAACAACAGTATTGCAGTcgacaacatcacaggcaccAACCACCACGGATGCCTCAACAACAGCAACGCAGTCCACAACATCACAGACACTGACCACCACTGCTGCCTCAACAACAGCAATGCAGTGGACATCACAGACACCAACCACCACTG gcaccGACCACCACAGACCCCTCAACAACAGCAACATCGACCACCACAGATGCCTCAACAACAGCAACATCGACCACCACAGATGCCTCAACAAAAGTAATGCAGTCGACCACATCACAGACACCGACCACCACAGATGCCTCAACAATAGTAACGCAGTCGACAACATCACAGACACCGACCACCACGGATGCCTCAACAACAGCAACGCAGTCAACAACATCACAGACACCAACCACCACGGACGCCTCAACAACATCGACCACCACTGA
- the LOC141351485 gene encoding uncharacterized protein: MQSTTSQTPTTTDISTTVTQSTKSQTPTNTDAPTTSMQSTMLQTPTTMEKSTTATLTTTDASTTATLITRDALTKLTQSTTSQTPINTGTSTTVTQSKTSQTPTTKEASTTATLTTTESSTTATQARVSQTPITMDTSTTAMQWTSQTPTTTGTSTTVTQSTTSQTPTTTKASTTATLTTTEASKKVTRSTTSQTPTTTDASTTVMQATTSEAPTTTDASTTATSPTTDASTTATSTTLDASTKVMQSTTSQTPTTTDASTIVTQSTTSQTPTTTDALTTVTQSTTSQTPTTTDPSTTATSTTTDALTTVTQSTSSQTPTTTDISTTATQSTKSQTPTNTDAPTTSMQSTMLQTPTTMEKSATLTTTEASKTVTQSTTSQTPTTTNALTTVTQSTTSQAPTTTDPSTTATSTTTDASTTVTSTTLDASTKVMQSTTSQTPNTTDASTTATQSTTSQTPTTTDASTTSTTTDALTTAMQSTTSQTPTTTDISTTVTQTTKSQAPTNTDAPTTSMQSTMLQTPTTMEKSTTAKLTTTDASTTATLITRDALTTLTQSTTSQTLINTGTSTTVTQSKTSQTPTTTEASTTATLTTTDTSTTATQARVSQTPITTDTSTTAMQWTSQTPTTTGTSTTVTQSTTSQTPTTTKALTTATLTTTEESKTLTQSTTSQTPTTTDASTTITQSTTSQAPNTTDASITATSPTTDASTTATSTTLDASTKVMQSTTSQTPPTTDALTTVTQSTTSQAPTTTDALTTVTQSTTSQTPTTTDPSTTATSTTTDALTTVTQSTTSQTPTTTDISTTATQSTKSQTPTNTDAPTTSMQSTMLQTPTTMEKSATLTTTEASKTVTQSTTSQTPTTTDALTTVTQSTTSQTPTTTDPSTTATSTTTDALTTATSTTTDALTTVTQSTTSQTPTTTDALTTVMQSTTSQTPITTDPSTTATSTTTDALTTVMQSTTSQTPTTTDISTTVTQTTKSQAPTNTDAPTTSMQSTMLQTPTTMEKSTTAKLTTTDASTTAKLITRDALTTLTQSTTSQTLINTGTSTTVTQSKTSQTPTTTEASTTATLTTTDTTTTATQAKVSQTPITTDTSTTAMQWTSQTPTTTGTSTTVTQSTTSKTPTTTKASTTATLTTTEESKTVTQSTTSQTPTTTDASTTVTQSTTSQAPTTTDASITATSPTTDASTTATSTTLDASTKVMQSTTSQTLTTKDASTTVTQSTTSQTPTTTDASTTATQSTTSQTTTTTDASTTSTTTDALTTAMQSTTSQTPTTTDISTTVTQSTKSQTPTTTDAPTTSMQSTMLQTPTTMEKSTTATLTTTDASTTATLITRDALTTVTQSTTSQTPINTGTSTTVTQSKTSQTPTTTEASTTATLTTTDTSTTATQARVSQTPITTDTSTTAMQWTSQTPTTTGRSTTVTQSTTSQTPTTTKASTTATLTTTEASKTVTQSTTSQTPTTTDASTTVTQSTTSQAPIPPQQQQHRPPRTPQQQQHRPPRTPQQQQHRPPWMPHQK, encoded by the coding sequence ATGCAGTCGACAACGTCACAGACACCGACCACCACTGATATCTCAACAACTGTAACGCAGTCGACAAAGTCACAAACACCGACCAACACAGATGCCCCAACAACATCAATGCAATCGACAATGTTACAGACACCGACCACCATGGAGAAGTCAACAACAGCAACACTGACCACCACGGATGCTTCAACAACAGCAACACTGATAACCAGGGATGCCTTAACAAAATTGACACAGTCTACAACATCACAGACACCGATCAACACGGGCACGTCAACAACAGTAACGCAGTCGAAAACATCACAGACCCCGACCACCAAGGAAGCCTCAACAACAGCAACACTGACCACCACGGAAAGCTCAACAACAGCAACACAAGCGAGAGTGTCACAGACACCGATCACCATGGACACCTCAACAACAGCAATGCAGTGGACATCACAGACACCAACCACCACTGGCACGTCAACAACAGTAACGCAGTCAACAACATCACAGACCCCGACCACCACGAAGGCCTCAACAACAGCAACACTGACCACCACGGAAGCCTCAAAAAAAGTAACGCGGTCCACAACATCACAGACACCGACCACCACTGATGCCTCAACAACAGTAATGCAGGCGACAACATCAGAGGCACCGACTACCACGGACGCCTCAACAACAGCAACATCGCCCACCACAGACGCCTCAACAACAGCAACATCGACCACCCTGGATGCCTCAACAAAAGTAATGCAGTCGACCACATCACAGACACCGACCACCACAGATGCCTCAACAATAGTAACGCAGTCGACAACATCACAGACACCGACCACCACAGATGCCTTAACAACAGTAACGCAGTCAACAACATCACAGACACCAACCACCACAGACCCCTCAACAACAGCAACATCGACCACCACAGATGCCTTAACAACAGTAACGCAGTCAACATCATCACAGACACCGACCACCACTGATATCTCAACAACTGCAACACAGTCGACAAAGTCACAAACACCGACCAACACAGATGCCCCAACAACATCAATGCAATCGACAATGTTACAGACACCGACCACCATGGAGAAGTCAGCAACACTGACCACCACGGAAGCCTCAAAAACAGTAACGCAGTCCACAACATCACAGACACCGACCACCACAAATGCCTTAACAACAGTAACGCAGTcgacaacatcacaggcaccGACCACCACAGACCCCTCAACAACAGCAACATCGACCACCACAGATGCCTCAACAACTGTAACATCGACCACCCTGGATGCCTCAACAAAAGTAATGCAGTCAACCACATCACAGACACCAAACACCACAGATGCCTCAACAACAGCAACGCAGTCAACAACATCACAGACACCAACCACCACGGACGCCTCAACAACATCGACCACCACTGATGCCTTAACAACTGCAATGCAGTCGACAACGTCACAGACACCGACCACCACTGATATTTCAACAACTGTAACACAGACGACAAAGTCACAAGCACCAACCAACACAGATGCCCCAACAACATCAATGCAATCGACAATGTTACAGACACCGACCACCATGGAGAAGTCAACAACAGCAAAACTGACCACCACGGATGCTTCAACAACAGCAACACTGATAACCAGGGATGCCTTAACAACATTGACACAGTCGACAACATCACAGACACTGATCAACACGGGCACGTCAACAACAGTAACGCAGTCGAAAACATCACAGACCCCGACCACCACGGAAGCCTCAACAACAGCAACACTGACCACCACGGACACCTCAACAACAGCAACACAAGCGAGAGTGTCACAGACACCGATCACCACGGACACCTCAACAACAGCAATGCAGTGGACATCACAGACACCAACCACCACTGGCACGTCAACAACAGTAACACAGTCAACAACATCACAGACCCCGACCACCACGAAGGCCTTAACAACAGCAACACTGAccaccacagaagagtcaaaaaCACTAACGCAGTCCACAACATCACAGACACCGACCACCACTGATGCCTCAACAACAATAACGCAGTcgacaacatcacaggcaccGAATACCACGGACGCCTCAATAACAGCAACATCGCCCACCACGGACGCCTCAACAACAGCAACATCGACCACCCTGGATGCCTCAACAAAAGTAATGCAGTCGACCACATCACAGACACCACCCACCACAGATGCCTTAACAACAGTAACGCAGTcgacaacatcacaggcaccGACCACCACAGATGCCTTAACAACAGTAACGCAGTCAACAACATCACAGACACCGACCACCACAGACCCCTCAACAACAGCAACATCGACCACCACAGATGCCTTAACAACAGTAACGCAGTCAACAACATCACAGACACCGACCACCACTGATATCTCAACAACTGCAACACAGTCGACAAAGTCACAAACACCAACCAACACAGATGCCCCAACAACATCAATGCAATCGACAATGTTACAGACACCGACCACCATGGAGAAGTCAGCAACACTGACCACCACGGAAGCCTCAAAAACAGTAACGCAGTCCACAACATCACAGACACCGACCACCACAGATGCCTTAACAACAGTAACGCAGTCAACAACATCACAGACACCGACCACCACAGACCCCTCAACAACAGCAACATCGACCACCACAGATGCCTTAACAACAGCAACATCGACCACCACAGATGCCTTAACAACAGTAACGCAGTCAACAACATCACAGACACCAACCACCACAGATGCCTTAACAACAGTAATGCAGTCAACAACATCACAGACACCGATCACCACAGATCCCTCAACAACAGCAACATCGACCACCACAGATGCCTTAACAACAGTAATGCAGTCGACAACATCACAGACACCGACCACCACGGATATTTCAACAACTGTAACACAGACGACAAAGTCACAAGCACCAACCAACACAGATGCCCCAACAACATCAATGCAATCGACAATGTTACAGACACCGACCACCATGGAGAAGTCAACAACAGCAAAACTGACCACCACGGATGCTTCAACAACAGCAAAACTGATAACCAGGGATGCCTTAACAACATTGACACAGTCGACAACATCACAGACACTGATCAACACGGGCACGTCAACAACAGTAACGCAGTCGAAAACATCACAGACCCCGACCACCACGGAAGCCTCAACAACAGCAACACTGACCACCACGGACACCACAACAACAGCAACACAAGCGAAAGTGTCACAGACACCGATTACCACAGATACCTCAACAACAGCAATGCAGTGGACATCACAGACACCGACCACCACTGGCACGTCAACAACAGTAACGCAGTCAACAACATCAAAGACCCCGACCACCACGAAGGCCTCAACAACAGCAACACTGAccaccacagaagagtcaaaaaCAGTAACGCAGTCCACAACATCACAGACACCGACCACCACTGATGCCTCAACAACAGTAACGCAGTcgacaacatcacaggcaccGACTACCACGGACGCCTCAATAACAGCAACATCGCCCACCACGGACGCCTCAACAACAGCAACATCGACCACCCTGGATGCCTCAACAAAAGTAATGCAGTCGACCACATCACAGACACTGACCACCAAAGATGCCTCAACAACAGTAACGCAGTCAACAACATCACAGACACCGACCACCACGGATGCCTCAACAACAGCAACACAGTCAACAACATCACAGACAACAACCACCACAGACGCCTCAACAACATCGACCACCACTGATGCCTTAACAACTGCAATGCAGTCGACAACGTCACAGACACCGACCACCACTGATATCTCAACAACTGTAACACAGTCGACAAAGTCACAAACACCGACCACCACAGATGCCCCAACAACATCAATGCAATCGACAATGTTACAGACACCGACCACCATGGAGAAGTCAACAACAGCAACACTGACCACCACGGATGCTTCAACAACAGCAACACTGATAACCAGGGATGCCTTAACAACAGTGACACAGTCGACAACATCACAGACACCGATCAACACGGGCACGTCAACAACAGTAACGCAGTCGAAAACATCACAGACCCCGACCACCACGGAAGCCTCAACAACAGCAACACTGACCACCACGGACACCTCAACAACAGCAACACAAGCGAGAGTGTCACAGACACCGATCACCACGGACACCTCAACAACAGCAATGCAGTGGACATCACAGACACCAACCACCACTGGCAGGTCAACCACAGTAACGCAGTCAACAACATCACAGACCCCGACTACCACGAAGGCCTCAACAACAGCAACACTGACCACCACAGAAGCCTCAAAAACAGTAACGCAGTCCACAACATCACAGACACCGACCACCACAGATGCCTCAACAACAGTAACGCAGTcgacaacatcacaggcaccGATCCCCCCTCAACAACAGCAACATCGCCCACCACGGACGCCTCAACAACAGCAACATCGCCCACCACGGACGCCTCAACAACAGCAACATCGACCACCCTGGATGCCTCATCAAAAGTAA